CCGGGAAAGATTCCGGGTCGACACCCGAAACCTATTGCGTTCGGACACGTGGACAGATTTAGTCGGGTTTCACATTGCATTGTCAGGCACTGTAGAAATCAATTGGCAAGTGCCGCAGGAAGGGACCGATATTCGTGGCGCAGAAGGTCGTGGTCACTCTCTTTGACGACATCGACGGCTCGGAAGCGGCGGAAACGATCGCCTTCGGACTGGACGGCAAGTCGTACGAGATCGACCTGAACGAAGTCAATGCCGGCGCACTGCGGAAGGCGCTCGCGCCCTACGTGGAAGCCGGCCGCAAGCGGTCCCGCTCGGGCCGGGCGTACCGGCAGACGGAGGTCGCCCCCGACCCGTCGGCCGTGCGGGCCTGGGCCCAGGCCCACAAGATGGACGTCCCCGCCCGCGGGCGCATCCCCAAGAGGGTCTACGAGGCGTTCACCGCCGCGCAGTGACGGCCGGTGAGGTCCGGGCGGACGACCGGCCACCCGCCCCTCGCAGCAGCCGACTTGCGCAGCACCCCGGCTGATCAGCTAGAGTCTGGAGCACGCCGAGGGGCGAGGCCGAAAGGCCCAGCTCACGGAAACATGCGGGTGTAGTTCAGTAGTAGAACATCCCCCTTCCAGGGGGAAGGCGCAGTGTGCGATTCCTGTCACCCGCTCTACATCATCAGTACCGACCACTCTTGTGGATCAGGTAGGATGGTGCTCGCACCGATCGGTGAAAGCCGGTCGGGAGCACATGCGGACGTAGCTCAGTTGGTAGAGCGCAACCTTGCCAAGGTTGAGGTCGCGAGTTCGAACCTCGTCGTCCGCTCGGGAATGAGACCCCGGTCCTGATGGACCGGGGTCTTCTTCGTGTTTCCGTTCTCGCCTCTGATCCCTGCTTCTGACATTTGTCATGCCGAGTGATGACAGCGCGCACTGCTCCCGGAGCCGCCCGGCCGGGACGCTGAAGGCATGGAAAACAACGGACACGAACACGTGGTTGAGGTCACTGACCTGCGGCGTGTGTACGGGGGCGGGTTCGAGGCGGTAAGCGGAATCAGCTTTTCCGTACGGCGCGGGGAGATCTTCGCCCTGCTGGGCACCAACGGCGCGGGCAAGACGTCGACCGTGGAAGTACTGGAGGGACTCGCAGCGCCGGCGGACGGGCGGGTGCGGGTCCTCGGGCACGACCCGTATACCGACCGGGCCCTCGTACGGCCCCGCACCGGCGTGATGCTCCAGGAAGGCGGCTTCCCGTCCGAACTGACCGTCGCGGAGACCGCGCGGATGTGGGCGGGATGCGTGAGCGGGGCCCGGCCGCCGGCGGAGGTCCTGGCGCTGGTCGGGCTGGAGTCGAAGGCCGGCATCCGGGTCAAGCAGTTGTCCGGCGGCCAGCGGCGCCGGCTGGACCTGGCGCTCGCGCTGCTCGGCGACCCCGAGGTGCTCTTCCTGGACGAGCCGACCACCGGCCTGGACGCCGAAGGCCGCCGCGACACCTGGGAGTTGGTGAGCGCGCTGCGCGACGGCGGTACGACGGTGCTGCTGACCACGCATTACCTGGAGGAGGCCGAGAACCTCGCCGACCGGCTGGCGATCATGCACGAGGGCCGGATCGCCACCACCGGGACCCCTGCCGAGGTGACCGCCGCCGAACCCTCGCGGATCTCCTTCGAGCTGCCCGAGGGCTACTTCGTCGGCGATCTCCCGCCGCTCGGCGAGCTCGGCGTGACCGGGTACGAGACCGACGGCCGGATCATCCGGCTCCGCACCCATGAACTGCAACGGACGGCCACCGGGCTGCTGACGTGGGCCGCACAGGCCCGTGTGGAGCTGCGCCGCCTGGACGTGCGGTCGGCCTCCTTGGAGGAGGCGTTCCTCGGGATCGCCCGGGAGGTCTCCGGCGAGCGGGCCACGACGACGAAGGAGTACACGGCATGAGCGCCACCCGCACGACCCCCCGCCCGGCGCCGGCGGTGACTACTCCACTGAGCCGGATGACGGCGCTCGCCCGTGCCGAAATGACCCTGCTCGGGCGGACCAAGGGCGCGCTCGTCGCCGCGCTGTTCGCACCGCTGGTGCTGCCGGTCAGCACATCGCAGGTGTCCAAGGAGATGGACCTCGCCGAAGCCGGGCTGAGCACCGGCACCCTGGTGCTGCCCGCCTCGGTCGGCTTCTCCCTGCTGTTCGCCGTCTACTCGGTGCTCGTCGGCGCCCTCGTCGTCCGGCGCGAGGAACTCGTCCTCAAGCGGCTGCGCACCGGTGAGCTGCGGGACGTCGAGATCCTGGCCGGTTCAGCGCTGCCCGCCGTCCTCATCGGGCTCGTGCAATGCCTGGTGCTGGCGGTGGCCTGCTCGGCCCTGCTGGATCTGTCCGCGCCGTCCGCGCTCCATCTGGCCGTCGTCGGCCTGCTGTTGGGGCTCGTGATGTGCGCCGCGCTCGCCGCCGCCACCGCGAGCTTCACCAAGACCGGCGAGAGCGCCCAGGTCACGCCCATGCCGCTGATGGTCATCTCGATGATGGGCTCCGGCATGTTCTTCCCGCTGGAGCTGCTGCCGGACCGCGTGGCCTCCGTCTGCGAACTCCTGCCGCTGACGCCCGTCGTCACCCTGGTGCGCGGCGGCTGGACCGGCGACCTGTCGGTGTCCGAGGCGCTGGGCGCCGTCGCGACGGCGGTGGTCTGGATCGTCATCGCGGTGTTTGCTGTACGGCGGTGGTTCCGCTGGGAACCGCGGCGTTGACCGAAGGGGGAGTGACGGGCTGATGCGCGGGCCGGGCAGGTGGTGGCGGGGGCAGAGCAAGCCGGAGAAGGTCGAGACGTACACGCGCTGGTCGTTCTACTCCTTCGCGGTGATCGAGTTCGTCACGGTCGCGCTCACGGCCATGATCCCGTTGGGAGCGTGGCTGGGGGCCGCTCTGCTGCTGCCTGCGGGCGTCCACGCCGCGCTCTGCTTCGTCACCGTCTCACGGGCGCTGGACTGGATGCGGGGCAGGCGGCCCCAGCCCGTCGGACTGCTGTGGTCGCTGACCGCCGTCAGCGCCGTGGTCGGCGTCACCGTCATCGGCATCGCGGAACGCGGACCGGACCGCGAGAGGGTGGACGCCGCCGCGGGCACGGCCTTCGGTGTGGTCCTCATCATCGGAGTCGGCATCATCGCGCTGGGCATCCGTGAGCGGAAGCGCGTGTTCGCCGTCGTCGGGGCCTTCACCGCGGGCTCCTGGATCGTGGCGTTCACCAGGGGTGCCTCGGCGGGGGAATCGATCTTCGCGTCGGTGCTCGTGCTGTTCTGCGGCGGAGTCATGGCCTTCACGGCCATCGTCTCGGTGTGGCTGCTCAACATCGTCTACGAACTCGACGAGGCCCGCGAGACCCGGACCCGGCTCGCCGTCGCCGAGGAACGGCTGAGGTTCGGGCGGGACCTGCACGACGTCATGGGGCGGAACCTCGCCGTCATCGCGCTCAAGAGCGAGCTGGCCGTGCAGCTCGCCCAGCGGGACAGGCCGGAGGCCGTGGCGCAGATGGTCGAGGTGCAGCGGCTCGCGCAGGAGTCGCAGCGGGAGGTCCGCGAGGTCGTCCGGGGCTACCGGGAGGCCGACCTCGCCTCGGAACTCGCCGGTGCGCAGGGCGTGCTGACGGCGGCCGGTATCGACTGCACGGTGAGCGGGGCGCCGGCGGCGGGGCTGCCGGTCGCGGCGCAGTCCGCCCTGGGATGGGTGGTGCGGGAAGCCGCCACGAACGTCCTGCGGCACGGGGACGCACGGCGGTGCGGGGTGAGACTGCGGGTGTGGGAGGGGCGCGTGGTGTTGTCCGTGGAGAACGACGGGGTCACCGAGACCGGGGGCGGGCCCTCCGGCTCGACCGGCTCCGGGCTCGCCGGGCTGCGGGAGCGGCTGGCGGAGATCGACGGGACGCTGGAGGCCGGGCCCGCGGGCAAGGGGCTGTTCCGGCTGACGGCGGAGATTCCGCTGCCGTCGCGGTCCGCCCCTGCCGAGTCCGTCGCCGCTGTGCCTTCCATGAGTGAGGTCACGCCATGACGGTCGTGGAGCCCGTGCGGCTGCTGCTCGCCGATGACGAGCACCTCATCCGCGGGGCGCTCGCCGCGCTGCTGTCGCTGGAGGACGACATCATGGTCGTCGCCGAGGCGGCCACCGGGCCGGAGGCGCTGGCGATGGCCCGGGCGCACCAGCCCGACGTCGCCGTCCTGGATCTCCAGATGCCCGGCGCCGACGGTGTGAAGGTCGCCACATCCCTGCGCACCGAACTGCCCGGCTGCAAGGTGCTCATCGTCACCAGCCACGGGCGGCCCGGGCATCTGAAGCGGGCGCTGGAGGCCGGGGTGCGGGGGTTCGTGCCGAAGACCGTGAGTGCGCAGCGGCTCGCCGAGCTCATTCGCACGGTGCACGCCGGGAACCGTTACGTCGACCCGGAGTTGGCCGCCGACGCGATCGCCGCCGGGGACTCGCCGCTGACCGCCCGGGAGACCGAGGTGCTGGAACTCGCCGCCGACGGAGCACCCGTCGCGGAGATCGCGGAGCGGGCCGCGCTGTCACAGGGGACCGTGCGGAACTACCTGTCGTCGGCCGTGTCGAAGCTCGGGGCGGAGAACCGGCATGCCGCGGTACGACTCGCACGGGAGCGAGGTTGGGTATAGTGGTTCCCGCGCCACGGCGCATGCGAACGTAGCTCAGTTGGTAGAGCGCAACCTTGCCAAGGTTGAGGTCGCGAGTTCGAACCTCGTCGTTCGCTCCAGCGAGAAGCCCCCCGGTTCCGGCCGGGGGGCTTCTCTGTGTCCTGCGTGCGGGTCTACGTCCAGGTGATGCCGGTCAGGCGCTCGTACGCCTCCACGTACTTGGCGCGGGTGGCGTCGACGACCTCCTGCGGCAGCGCGGGCGGCGGCTGCTCGCTCCTGCGGTCCCAGCCGGACTCCGCCGAGGTCAGCCAGTCGCGGACGTACTGCTTGTCGTACGACGGCTGCACGCGGCCCGGCTGCCACTGGTCGGCCGGCCAGAAGCGGGAGGAGTCCGCGGTGAGGACCTCGTCCGCGAGGACCAGGGAGTCGCCGTCGAAGCCGAACTCGAACTTCGTGTCCGCGAGGATGATGCCCCGCTCGCGGGCGATGTCCCGGCCCCGGGAGTAGACGGCGAGGGTCGCCTGGCGCAGCCGGGCGGCGGTGTCGGCGCCGACCTGGCGGGCGACCTCCTCGTAGGAGACGTTCTCGTCGTGCTCGCCGACGGCGGCCTTGGTGGCCGGGGTGAAGATCGGGGCGGGCAGTTCACTGCCGTCGACCAGGCCCTCCGGGAGGGCCAGGCCGCAGACCGTGCGGGACTCGTTGTACTCGACCAGGCCCGAGCCGGTCAGGTAGCCGCGGGCCACGCACTCCACGGGGACCATCTGGAGGGACTTGCACACGAGCGTGCGGCCCGCCCAGTCGGCGGGGGCGCCCGCGGGCAGTTCCGTGCTCAGGACGTGGTTCGGGATCAGGTCGGCGAGCTGGTCGAACCACCACAGGGAGAGCTGCGTGAGGACCCGGCCCTTGTCGGGGATCTCGGTCGGCAGCACCCAGTCGAACGCGGAGATACGGTCGCTGGCGACCATCACGAGGTCCCCCGCTTCGTTCTGGTACAGCTCGCGCACCTTTCCGGTGTGCAGATGCACCAGACCCGGAACCTGGATCGGCTCGGGCTTCTCTACGAATCCGGACACGGTTCCTCCCCGTGGTTGAACAAGAGGGGCGCCCGCAGGGCTCCCATAGGGTGGCGGTGGGAGACGGGCGGGCCTATGGGTTGATTCTCCCGTACGCGGGGCTGATCGCGGACAGTGGGTCAGTCGCGTTTGCAGATGCGGTCCAGGAGGTTTGCGGTGGCCCGTTGGATGCGGGGGTCGACGTGGCCCGGGCGGCCCAGGGCCGGGGTCCAGGCGAACGTTCCGGACGCGAAGACCCAGGCGCCGGAGGGGGCGCGGTACAGGGACGTCTCCTGGTGGCGTGGTGCTCCCCTCTTGTCGGTGTACGGGGAGTGGGCGAGCAGCACACGCTCCTCGTGCTCGGGCAGCGGGGTGCGCGGGTAGTAGCGGTCGGCCTCGCCCGCCACCAGGCCCTCGATCTCGTCCCCCTCGTGCGCCCCGGTCGCCTCCCACAGCCAGTGGCCGGCGTTGCGCACGATCAGCGGATGAGGCTCGGGGACGGGCCCGGCGTACTGGATGCCGATGAGCTGCTGCTCCGCCCGGTCGATCTCCCGCCACAGCACCGGCTTGCCGGGGCCCCGGCGCTTGCGGCAGGTCAGCAGGCGGTCGGGGACGCCGGACGGGGAAGGGCCCAGCTCCACCTGCCAGTACATGGAGTTGGCGGAGAGGAAGACGAGCGAGGTGCCGGCGTCGCGGGCGAGCTCCACGGCCCGGCGCATCGGGGCCGACCAGTACTCGTCGTGGCCCGGGAAGACCAGGCCGCGGTAGCGGGTGGGGTCGACGCGGCCCGCGTGCAGGTCGCCGGCGGTGGCGTAGGCGACGTCGTAGCCGTAGCGCTCGGCCCAGCGGATGATGTCGTAGGCGTGCCCGACGTGCAGGGGGAGGCCGGCGCCCGCGTACGGGCGGTCGAAGGAGACCGTGGTGGCCGCATCGGCCTCGCCCAGTAAACGGCCCTTCTCGTCCCAGGCGTGGTAGAGGCTGGCGCCGGTGCGGCCGTCCTCCGGGTAGAGGTTGTACGCCTGCCAGGTGATGTCGGGCAGGACGAGGAGCAGGTCGGCGGGCTGGTCGTGGCGGACCGTGAACGGGACGTGGGAGCGGTAGCCGTCGGCGGTGGTGAGGACGGCGACGTACGCGCCGATGTTCCAGTACGACGGGATCTGGAGCCGCCAGGACAGCCACCAGTGGTGGCAGGAGACCGTACGGTCCGCCGTGAGCGGCGGGGGCTGCACGATGCCGGACAGGCGTGGGCTGGTGGTGATCTTCGCGGCGCCGTCTCCGCCGTAGTGGCCGATGCGGTAGATGTCGACGCCGAACTCCTGGGGCGGGTCGACGGTGATGTGGAAGTCGATGGCCTCGCCGGGCGCGACCGCGCCGGTGGAGGTGAAGCCCTTGATCTGGCGGTGGACGTCGTCGGCCGCGCGGGGGCCGCCGGAGCGGTTGCCCTTCCTCGGGGCGGGGGCCGGGTCCTGGTCCACGTACCAGGGGACGACCTGACCGCTGTCGTCGACGTACGTGACGTTTCCGCGCAGCCACGGAACGGGGCCCTGCCCGAAAGGGTCCGTCACGGCGTGCGCCAGCGCTCCCGACTCCCAGCGGCGGATCTGCTCCGAACCCATGGTTGCTTCCCCTCCCCTTGGCCCCCGTGGTGGTGCGCGCTGGTGTGAGTTGCCTACTGGTGCGCGGTGTTTTTGCGGCTGTGCGGCGTCCTGCCCCAGTGCGGCGTTGTGGGGGCTGTGCGGTTGCGCCCTACGTATGTGTTTGTCGTATGTCGCAAGCCCTTGCCATGTGCGCGAACGGTCCAAGCACATCACATAACGCGCGCACTTCGTTACTGTTCGTTTCGAATTGGCCAGAAGCGGAAGCAGGTGTTCCGGTAGTCAGACGAGCCGGACCGGCTTCTCGGGGCGTATTCCCAGCTCGGCCAGCCAGGTCCGCAGGGGCGTGGCGTCGCCGTCCTCGATGAGGGTGAGGATCTTGGGGGCCAGGTCGGCGGTGCGCTCGCCGTTGTGGAGGAGGGTCGGGCCGTCCAGCCAGTCCAGGCCCGGTGTCGCACCGGCGGTGTCCATCGCGGCGCAGCAGATCATCGCTGTGAGGTGGTCGGCGAGCAGCTCGCGGGCCGTGCGCGGGGGCTGGAGGGGGAAGAGGGGGAGGGATCGGTCGTCCCAGAGGGCGGCGGGGTCCGCGGTGGTCGGGGAGCCGGCGGGTGGCGAGGCCGCGGTGGAGGGGGCGGTCGAGGGGGCGGTGGCCGACGGGCCTGGCGTCGCGGTGGCCTGCTCGCGGGACAGTTCGGCTCTGAGCCGGGCGGCGAGGGTGGCGCTGCGGGGGGTGGTGCCGGAGAGGTCTTCTGCGTCGTCGGTGGGGGGTGGCTCCGGGCCTCGGGTGGTGAAAGGGGTCTCTCCGGCTCGGTCCGTGAGGTGGTCCGCTTGGTCCGTCAGGCGGGCACCTTGGTCTGTTAGGCGGTTTCCTGGGCCCGTCAGGCGTTCCCCTGGATCTGTTAGGCGGTCCCCTGGGTCCGTCAGGTGGTCGAGGACGCGGGACAGGGTCGGGCCGCCGGTGTTCGGGGCCGGGCTTCGCGGGGCCGGGCGGACGCCCATGGCGTCCAGGACGCGGTGGAGGCGGGCCGCGTCGATGCGCCATTTGCGGTCCACGACCTCCTCCGGATACTCGGTCCAGCCCACCGGCGACCAGTCGGGCCCGGGCCCCGCGGGGCCGCCGTGGAAGAGGCGGGCGGCGAGCAGGGAGGCGGCCTCGTCGATCGCGCCCGGCTCCTCCAGCAGATCACAGGCGGGCCGCTCACCGAGACGGGACGCGAAGCCCTCGGCCAGGCGGTCGCGACGGGACAGCTCCGTGAGAGCCGCCACGACACCGGCGTCCAGCCGGGACGGCCAGCGGCCCATCCGCCAGGCGGGCAGCGCGACCCGGGTCAGCAGCCGGTCCCAGCCCGCGTACGCCAGCCCCACCTGCTCCTGGGCGACGATCCGCAGCCCGTAATCCACAGCCTGTGCACGCTCCGCGGCCGCGGCCGCCACGCCCCGCTCCATCTCGGCGGCGTGCACACGGCAACTGCGCAGCAGAAGCCGGGCCGCCCAGCCGACACCGGCCAGCACGGCCCGCGACATTTGCCCGCGGTGCGGCGCCGAGGCCACGGCCACCGCGGCGTCCAGACCCCGGACGAAGCGCCGGGCGGCTGCTATGTCCGGGTGCGCGGAGGGGCCCGTACCGGCGACGACCGGGGCGAGGACCGCGCGCAGCTCGCCGACCCGCATCCACCACAGGAAGGGCGAGCCGATGACGAGGACCGGCGCGACCGGGTGACGGCGCTGCGGGTGTCTCCCGCCGCCCGCTATGTCGTCGTGTTCCTCGGCGGGGGGCGGGCCGTGGGCACGGTGGGTGCGGTCCTCCAGCCAGCTGTCGCAGTCCGGCGTGAGCGCTATCGCGGAGGGCGCGGGGACGTCGAGGCGGTCGGCGAGGTCGCGCACCATCCGGTACAGGTCGGGGGCCGTCTCCTCCCTGATCCGGATGGTCGGGCTCATGGCGGGGCGGGCCCGGGCGACGACCAGGGCGATACCCGCGGCGGCGAGCAGCACGAGAACCGCAGCCGGGGTCAGGATCCAGCGGGCGACATCCCAGCCGGGCCCGACGAGGCGGCCGGTGGCGGCGCCCGCGAGCAGGATCACTGCGACGGCGGCGGGCAGCAGGGCGACGGCCAGCGCGCGGCTGCGGATGCGCAGCACGACGAGCGCCCGAGACCGCGCGGCCTGCGCTCCTGCCTCCACACCCATTCCGGTCACGACCGACCTCACCCCCTCCCCGTTGACCTGACGCTTTCCTTGCTCACTCCCCCACTGTGGCACCCGCCACTGACATCGCAATGCCGGTGGGCCAAGTGCCGGAACGCTTGCGCCGCACCCTAGTTGGGGCTCCGCCCCCCGTCAGCCGGATAGGGCATCGGTCACTCGATGGAATGGCTTTGGGGAGAGGTGGATGACGGACAACGAGGGATCAGGCCCCGCTTACCGAAAACCTCAGGCCCCGGATCCTGAGACGGATCCGGGGCCTGCGGGGTTCATCGAGCGAGGGCGTTTTCCCAGCCGGTCGGGGCGTGGAGCCGGTTACGCGCCTGCCGCCTTCGCGGCGATGTCCGTGCGGTGCTGGGAACCGGCGAGCCGGATGCGGCCGACGGCCGTGTAGGCGCGGTCGCGGGCCTCGGCGAGGTCCTTGCCGGTGGCCGTGACGGACAGGACGCGGCCGCCCGCGCTGACGATCGCGTCACCGTCACGCCTGGTGCCTGCGTGCAGCACGTACGCGTGCGGGGCGTCCTGGGCGGCGACCTCGTCGAGACCGGTGATCGGGTCGCCGGTGCGCGGGGTGCCGGGGTAGTTGTGCGAGGCGATGACCACCGTGACGGCCGCGTCGTCGCTCCAGCGCAGCGGCTCCAGGTGGGCGAGGTTGCCGGTGGCCGCGGCCATCAGGAGACCGGCCAGCGGCGTCTTCAGCCGGGCCAGGACGACCTGGGTCTCGGGGTCGCCGAAGCGGGCGTTGAACTCGATCACGCGGACGCCGCGGGAGGTGATCGCGAGTCCGGCGTAGAGCAGCCCGGAGAACGGCGTGCCGCGGCGCTTCATCTCGTCCACGGTCGGCTGGAGGACGGTCTCGAGCACCTCGTCGACCAGCTTCGGGTCGGCCCACGGCAGCGGGGAGTACGCGCCCATGCCGCCGGTGTTGGGGCCCTGGTCGCCGTCCAGCGCGCGCTTGAAGTCCTGGGCGGGCTGGAGCGGCACGACCGTCTCACCGTCGGTGACGGCGAACAGGGAGACCTCGGGGCCGTCGAGGTACTCCTCGATGACCACGCGCTCGCAGGCGACGGCGTGGGCCCTGGCCGCGTCGAGGTCGTCGGTGACGACGACGCCCTTGCCGGCGGCGAGCCCGTCGTCCTTGACCACGTACGGGGCGCCGAAGGCGTCGAGGGCCGCGTCGACCTCCTCGGGGGTCGTGCAGACGTACGACCGTGCCGTGGGCACCTCGGCTGTCGCCATGACGTCCTTCGCGAAGGCCTTGGAGCCCTCGAGCCGGGCGGCCGGCCCGGACGGGCCGAAGACCGGGATGCCGGCCTCGCGGACGGCGTCGGCGACACCGGCGACCAGCGGCGCCTCCGGGCCGACGACCACGAGATCCGCGCCGAGCTGCTTGGCCAGCGCGGTGACGGCCGTGCCGTCCAGGGCGTCGACCTGGTGCAGCTCGGCGACCTCGGCGATGCCGGCGTTGCCGGGGGCGCAGTGCAGCGCGGTGACGTCGGGGTCGTGGGACAGGGAGTGGCACAGGGCGTGTTCGCGGGCGCCGCTGCCGATGACGAGGACCTTCACGGGGTCAGCCTAACGGGAGGCGGCGGGTTTGCTTTGTGCGGGCTTCCGAAGGGGCCGGGGATCTTGGGCTGGAGGTTCCTCCAAAACGGGGTGGTGGCGACCCGCTCGGGTGGCGCCGGCCCGCTCGGGTGGCGCCGGCCCGCTCGGGTGGCGCCGGCCCGCTCGGGTGATGCCGGCCCGCTCGGGTGATGCCGGCCCGCTCGGGTGATGCCGGCCCGCTCGGGTGATGCCGGCCCGCTCGGGCAGGACTTGCGGCTGCACGGCCGCTCAGGGCTTGTCCGGCCGCTCAGGGCTCGTTCGAGAACTCCTCCACCACCGTCGCCCCCAGCTCCCGGACGATCAGCTCCTGGCCGGAGAGGGCCGACTCGTCGAGGTCGGGGTCGTCGTCCTCGGGGATGTCGTCCTCGACGGAGACGGACCGGCGCTTCGGGGCGGAGGGCTGGGGTACGGAGGCGGTGGGTGCGGGGGCCGGGGTGGAGGTGCGGGTGGGGGTGCTCGACTGCTGGGTGGACGGGGCCGTCGGCTGGGACGTGGCAGGGCGCTGGGCGGTCGCCGTGGCGCCGGTGCCGGTGTCGTATCCGCCGCCGTAGCCACCGGCGCTGCCGCTGTGACCGCCGTGACCGCCCTGGCCGCCTCCGAATCCGGAGGGGCTGCCCGGGGCCTGCGGCGCGGAGCCGCCGGAGGGGTCGACGATCGCCTCGATCTTCCACTGGACGTTGAACTGCTCGCCCAGCGCCTGCCGCAGCACGTCCTCACTGCCGCTGCTGAGGAAGTTGTCGCGCGCGCCGGCGTTGACGAAGCCCAGCTGGAGGGTCGTGCCGTCGAAGCCGACCACCTGGGCGTTCTGGCTGAGCAGGATCCAGGTGAAGCGACGGCGGTTCTTGACCGCTTCCAGGATGTTCGGCCAGAGCATGCGGGGGTCGAGACCGCCGGGTGCCGGGGCGGAGGCGGCCGGTGCCGGGGGTGCCGGTGGGGTGCTGGGTGTGGGGGCGCTCGGAGCGGGGGTGCTCGCTGCCGGGGGGGTCGACGCGGGTGCGGATGCGGGGGTGGGTGCGGGTGCGCCCGAGGCGGCCGTGGGCCAGCCGCCGGGGCGACGGCCGCTGCCGGCGGAGGCCGCGGTGGGCCAGGCGCCGGGGGCCGGGGCGGAGGCGGCTGCGGGAGCGTGGGAGGGAGCGGGAGTGCTCGCCACGGGCGGTGCCTGGGGCCGCTGGACAGGCTGGGCCTGGGCAGGCGGCTGGGCGTGCCCGCCGTCGGCAGGGCCGGAGGTGGGCGCGGGCTCGGCGGGAGCGGACGTACCCGACACCGCCGGCCGCTGCGCGTCCTGCCCCGCCGCAGCGGGGGCTTGCGCATGTCCGCCCGCGGTCGCCGCATGACCGCCACCGCCGCCCCCGGGGCTACCGGCAGCCGGTGCTCCGGAGGCACGGACCGCCGCCCGGGCCGCGGCAGGACCGCTACCCGGTGGCACGGCAGCGGCCGCCGGACCGGCCACCGCTGCCCCGTGCCCCTCGGGCCCAGGCGCGTACCCCATGGCGGGCATGCCGGCGGGGCCCTGGGAGGAGAAGTGCACGCCGCGCTCGATCCGGTCCAGGCGGGCCATGACGGACCGCTCGTCGCCGTAGGCGGCGGGGAGCAGGACGCGGGCGCAGATCAGCTCCAGCTGGAGACGGGGCGAGTGGGCGCCGCGCATCTCGGTCAAGCCCTCGTTGACGAGGTCGGCGGCCCGGCTCAGCTCGGCGGGGCCGAAGGTGCCGGCCTGGGCCTGCATGCGCTCGATGACGTCGGCGGGGACGTCGATGAGCCCCTTCTCGGCCGCGTCCGGGACGGCGGCGAGGATCACCAGGTCACGCAGCCGCTCCAGCAGGTCGGTGACGAACCGACGGGGATCGTTCCCGCCCTCGATCACACGGTCGACGACCTCGAAGGCCGCGGCCCCGTCACCGGTGGCGAAGGCCTCGACGACGGAGTCGAGGAGGGAACCGTCGGTGTACCCGAGCAGGGAGGTCGCCATGGCATACGTCACACCGTCCGCGGCGGCGCCGGCCAGCAGCTGGTCCATCACGGACATGGAGTCACGCACGGACCCGCCACCGGCGCGCACGACGAGCGGGAGCACACCGTCCTCGACCGGGATGTCCTCCTTCTGGCACACCTCGGCGAGGTACTCCCGCAAGGTCCCGGGCGGGACGAGCCGGAAGGGGTAGTGATGGGTCCGCGACCGGATGGTCCCGATGACCTTCTCGGGCTCGGTGGTCGCGAAGATGAACTTGAGATGCTCCGGCGGCTCCTCGACGACCTTCAGCAGCGCGTTGAAGCCGGCCGACGTGACCATGTGGGCCTCGTCGATGATGTAGATCTTGT
This region of Streptomyces caelestis genomic DNA includes:
- a CDS encoding histone-like nucleoid-structuring protein Lsr2, translating into MAQKVVVTLFDDIDGSEAAETIAFGLDGKSYEIDLNEVNAGALRKALAPYVEAGRKRSRSGRAYRQTEVAPDPSAVRAWAQAHKMDVPARGRIPKRVYEAFTAAQ
- a CDS encoding ABC transporter ATP-binding protein gives rise to the protein MENNGHEHVVEVTDLRRVYGGGFEAVSGISFSVRRGEIFALLGTNGAGKTSTVEVLEGLAAPADGRVRVLGHDPYTDRALVRPRTGVMLQEGGFPSELTVAETARMWAGCVSGARPPAEVLALVGLESKAGIRVKQLSGGQRRRLDLALALLGDPEVLFLDEPTTGLDAEGRRDTWELVSALRDGGTTVLLTTHYLEEAENLADRLAIMHEGRIATTGTPAEVTAAEPSRISFELPEGYFVGDLPPLGELGVTGYETDGRIIRLRTHELQRTATGLLTWAAQARVELRRLDVRSASLEEAFLGIAREVSGERATTTKEYTA
- a CDS encoding ABC transporter permease; its protein translation is MSATRTTPRPAPAVTTPLSRMTALARAEMTLLGRTKGALVAALFAPLVLPVSTSQVSKEMDLAEAGLSTGTLVLPASVGFSLLFAVYSVLVGALVVRREELVLKRLRTGELRDVEILAGSALPAVLIGLVQCLVLAVACSALLDLSAPSALHLAVVGLLLGLVMCAALAAATASFTKTGESAQVTPMPLMVISMMGSGMFFPLELLPDRVASVCELLPLTPVVTLVRGGWTGDLSVSEALGAVATAVVWIVIAVFAVRRWFRWEPRR
- a CDS encoding sensor histidine kinase yields the protein MRGPGRWWRGQSKPEKVETYTRWSFYSFAVIEFVTVALTAMIPLGAWLGAALLLPAGVHAALCFVTVSRALDWMRGRRPQPVGLLWSLTAVSAVVGVTVIGIAERGPDRERVDAAAGTAFGVVLIIGVGIIALGIRERKRVFAVVGAFTAGSWIVAFTRGASAGESIFASVLVLFCGGVMAFTAIVSVWLLNIVYELDEARETRTRLAVAEERLRFGRDLHDVMGRNLAVIALKSELAVQLAQRDRPEAVAQMVEVQRLAQESQREVREVVRGYREADLASELAGAQGVLTAAGIDCTVSGAPAAGLPVAAQSALGWVVREAATNVLRHGDARRCGVRLRVWEGRVVLSVENDGVTETGGGPSGSTGSGLAGLRERLAEIDGTLEAGPAGKGLFRLTAEIPLPSRSAPAESVAAVPSMSEVTP
- a CDS encoding response regulator transcription factor; its protein translation is MTVVEPVRLLLADDEHLIRGALAALLSLEDDIMVVAEAATGPEALAMARAHQPDVAVLDLQMPGADGVKVATSLRTELPGCKVLIVTSHGRPGHLKRALEAGVRGFVPKTVSAQRLAELIRTVHAGNRYVDPELAADAIAAGDSPLTARETEVLELAADGAPVAEIAERAALSQGTVRNYLSSAVSKLGAENRHAAVRLARERGWV
- a CDS encoding phosphoribosylaminoimidazolesuccinocarboxamide synthase — protein: MSGFVEKPEPIQVPGLVHLHTGKVRELYQNEAGDLVMVASDRISAFDWVLPTEIPDKGRVLTQLSLWWFDQLADLIPNHVLSTELPAGAPADWAGRTLVCKSLQMVPVECVARGYLTGSGLVEYNESRTVCGLALPEGLVDGSELPAPIFTPATKAAVGEHDENVSYEEVARQVGADTAARLRQATLAVYSRGRDIARERGIILADTKFEFGFDGDSLVLADEVLTADSSRFWPADQWQPGRVQPSYDKQYVRDWLTSAESGWDRRSEQPPPALPQEVVDATRAKYVEAYERLTGITWT
- a CDS encoding N,N-dimethylformamidase beta subunit family domain-containing protein, whose protein sequence is MGSEQIRRWESGALAHAVTDPFGQGPVPWLRGNVTYVDDSGQVVPWYVDQDPAPAPRKGNRSGGPRAADDVHRQIKGFTSTGAVAPGEAIDFHITVDPPQEFGVDIYRIGHYGGDGAAKITTSPRLSGIVQPPPLTADRTVSCHHWWLSWRLQIPSYWNIGAYVAVLTTADGYRSHVPFTVRHDQPADLLLVLPDITWQAYNLYPEDGRTGASLYHAWDEKGRLLGEADAATTVSFDRPYAGAGLPLHVGHAYDIIRWAERYGYDVAYATAGDLHAGRVDPTRYRGLVFPGHDEYWSAPMRRAVELARDAGTSLVFLSANSMYWQVELGPSPSGVPDRLLTCRKRRGPGKPVLWREIDRAEQQLIGIQYAGPVPEPHPLIVRNAGHWLWEATGAHEGDEIEGLVAGEADRYYPRTPLPEHEERVLLAHSPYTDKRGAPRHQETSLYRAPSGAWVFASGTFAWTPALGRPGHVDPRIQRATANLLDRICKRD